The proteins below come from a single Argentina anserina chromosome 1, drPotAnse1.1, whole genome shotgun sequence genomic window:
- the LOC126792063 gene encoding glutathione S-transferase DHAR3, chloroplastic: MSTTTTRIHPTTTALSSTVKHHHLLRPPHRHVVFPRRRMQTMAAAALQVCVKSSVTVPNKLGDCPFCQRVLLTLEEKHVPYELKLADLAHKPDWLLKINPEGKVPVVKLDDKWIADSDVITQILEDKYPEPPLTTPPDKASVYWAKIFSTFIGFLKSKDLNDGTEQALINQLSTFNDYLKINGPFVNGDQVCSVDLSLAPKMHHMEIALGHFKSWSVADSLPYVKSYIKSIFSRDSFTKTSALKEDIIAGWRPKVLG; the protein is encoded by the exons ATGTCGACGACCACAACACGCATTCACCCAACAACCACCGCTCTCTCTTCCACCGTCAagcaccaccacctcctccgaCCACCCCACCGTCACGTCGTCTTCCCCCGTCGCCGGATGCAGACAATGGCCGCGGCGGCTCTCCAAGTCTGCGTCAAGTCCTCCGTCACTGTCCCCAACAAGCTCGGCGACTGTCCCTTTTGCCAGAGGGTGTTGCTCACTCTCGAGGAGAAGCATGTTCCTTACGAACTCAAGTTGGCGGACTTGGCCCACAAGCCCGACTG GTTGTTGAAGATAAACCCAGAAGGGAAAGTTCCAGTGGTGAAGCTTGATGACAAGTGGATTGCAGACTCGGATGTCATCACGCAAATTCTGGAAGACAAGTACCCAGAGCCACCTTTGACAACCCCTCCCGACAAGGCTTCAGTGTAT TGGGCAAAGATCTTCTCTACATTTATTGGTTTCCTTAAGAGCAAAGACCTCAATGATGGAACAGAGCAAGCATTGATCAATCAACTGAGCACTTTCAATGATTACCTCAAAATAAAT gggCCTTTTGTCAATGGGGACCAGGTTTGTTCCGTAGACCTGTCACTTGCGCCCAAGATGCATCATATGGAGATTGCTTTGGGTCATTTCAAAAGTTGGTCGGTTGCAGATTCCCTTCCATATGTGAAGTCTTACATAAAG AGTATCTTCTCACGGGATTCATTTACTAAAACTAGTGCCCTGAAAGAAGATATCATTGCCGGTTGGCGGCCCAAAGTCTTGGGTTAA